The Methylomonas koyamae genome has a segment encoding these proteins:
- the asd gene encoding archaetidylserine decarboxylase (Phosphatidylserine decarboxylase is synthesized as a single chain precursor. Generation of the pyruvoyl active site from a Ser is coupled to cleavage of a Gly-Ser bond between the larger (beta) and smaller (alpha chains). It is an integral membrane protein.), producing the protein MSLKQICTVLPQYALPHHLLSGWMATLTHCRNKTWKNLFIRTISRVYGVNLEEAKYQDLERYASFNEFFTRELKDGVRPIAAAAEAIACPADGVISQAGAISGGRIFQAKGHDYSALELLGGDAERAAAFENGSFATIYLSPKDYHRLHMPLSGTLTEMVHVPGRLFSVNNTTVGAVPNLFARNERVVCLFDTEAGPMALVLVGAIFVSSIETVWHGVVTPPSISAPRTWRYQDNPPLLEKGAEMGRFNMGSTIIVLFGQDRTAWNQDLNAGKPVKLGEQIGRRLK; encoded by the coding sequence ATGAGCTTAAAACAGATCTGCACCGTTCTGCCCCAATACGCCCTGCCCCACCATTTGCTGTCGGGCTGGATGGCCACGCTGACCCATTGCCGCAACAAAACCTGGAAAAACCTGTTCATTCGAACCATCAGCCGGGTTTACGGCGTCAACCTGGAAGAAGCCAAGTATCAAGACCTCGAGCGCTATGCCAGCTTCAACGAATTTTTCACTCGCGAATTGAAAGACGGCGTCCGGCCGATCGCGGCCGCGGCGGAGGCGATTGCCTGCCCGGCCGACGGCGTTATCAGCCAAGCCGGGGCGATTAGCGGCGGCCGAATTTTTCAAGCCAAAGGCCACGATTATTCGGCGCTGGAATTGCTCGGTGGCGATGCCGAGCGGGCGGCCGCCTTCGAAAACGGCAGCTTCGCCACCATCTATCTGTCGCCCAAAGATTACCATCGCCTGCACATGCCGCTGAGCGGAACGCTAACGGAAATGGTGCACGTTCCGGGCCGCCTGTTCAGCGTCAATAACACCACGGTCGGAGCCGTGCCGAATCTGTTTGCCCGTAACGAACGCGTTGTTTGCCTGTTCGATACCGAGGCCGGGCCGATGGCATTGGTGCTGGTCGGGGCAATCTTCGTTTCCAGCATCGAAACAGTGTGGCATGGCGTGGTTACGCCGCCATCCATTAGCGCGCCGAGGACTTGGCGGTATCAAGACAACCCGCCGCTACTGGAAAAAGGCGCCGAAATGGGCCGCTTCAACATGGGCTCGACGATTATCGTGCTCTTTGGCCAAGACCGGACCGCCTGGAACCAGGATCTAAACGCCGGCAAGCCGGTCAAGCTCGGCGAACAGATCGGCCGCCGCTTGAAATGA
- the yajC gene encoding preprotein translocase subunit YajC, with translation MSFLISDAMAQTAPAIQQPGFEGMLFPLGILIFFYFLFIRPQAKRNKEQKQMLAALSKGAEVVTSGGILGKVAELDDNFVKLEVSDNSFIQVQRHAIASMMPKGTYKTLNNKKS, from the coding sequence ATGAGTTTTTTGATTTCCGACGCAATGGCTCAGACTGCGCCTGCTATTCAACAACCGGGTTTCGAGGGCATGCTGTTTCCACTGGGCATTTTGATATTTTTCTATTTCTTGTTCATTCGCCCGCAAGCCAAACGCAACAAAGAGCAGAAACAAATGCTGGCCGCACTCAGTAAAGGCGCAGAAGTCGTAACCAGCGGCGGCATTCTGGGCAAAGTCGCGGAATTGGACGATAACTTCGTCAAACTGGAAGTCTCCGACAATAGCTTCATCCAAGTGCAACGCCACGCTATTGCCAGCATGATGCCCAAAGGCACTTACAAAACCTTGAACAACAAAAAATCCTAA
- the secD gene encoding protein translocase subunit SecD codes for MQNHFPVWKNTLVLIILLIGTIYALPNIYGNDPAVQLASSTSAPLQQNQADEVAATIKNAGFTLKAFEFESGKILARFNNTDEQMKAADLLREQLADKATVALNLAPATPDWLRALGANPMHLGLDLRGGVHFLLEVDMDSALKQAEERYTNDIRTAFRDAKVRYQSVTKEDQGIKVVLPNEESRVAAAAILNKDFRNLALVESGSNEFTLSIPERDLREIKKSALGQNITTLRNRVNELGVAEPIIQQQGDSRIVVQLPGVQDTTRAKELLGTTATLEYRLVDVEHDVQSALSGHEPAGSRLYKDKNGNPVLLKRAVIVTGDQITDASSGLDQDGQAAVFITLDGAGAKKMGKMTQENIGKPMAVVFIEYKSETRVVNGEKVQHKEKVEKVISVATIRDSFSKRFQTTGLDSPEEARTLALLLRAGALAAPVEIVEERTVGPSLGQENIDQGMMSITAGFLLVVFFMIGYYRAFGLIANFALLFNVVLLIAIMSVLQATLTLPGMAGIVLTVGMAVDANVLINERIREELRNGLSLQASIFTGYEKAFATILDSNVTHFIVAVLLFGFGTGPVKGFALVLMIGIATSVFTAVTGTRMLVNWFYGGDRRDGRVSI; via the coding sequence ATGCAAAATCATTTCCCTGTCTGGAAAAACACTCTGGTGCTGATTATCTTGCTGATCGGTACGATCTACGCGTTACCCAATATCTACGGTAACGACCCGGCAGTGCAACTGGCGTCGTCCACGTCGGCACCGTTGCAGCAGAACCAAGCCGACGAAGTTGCCGCGACCATCAAAAACGCGGGCTTCACGCTGAAAGCGTTCGAGTTCGAGAGCGGCAAAATCCTGGCTCGGTTTAACAACACCGACGAACAAATGAAAGCCGCCGACCTGTTGCGCGAGCAATTGGCCGACAAAGCCACGGTGGCGTTGAATTTGGCCCCGGCCACGCCGGATTGGCTGCGCGCGCTGGGTGCAAATCCGATGCATTTGGGCTTGGACCTGCGCGGCGGCGTACATTTCCTGCTGGAAGTGGACATGGACAGCGCGCTGAAGCAAGCGGAAGAGCGTTACACCAACGACATCCGTACCGCCTTTCGCGACGCCAAGGTCCGCTACCAGTCGGTGACCAAAGAAGACCAAGGCATCAAAGTCGTACTGCCGAACGAAGAGTCCAGGGTTGCCGCTGCCGCGATTTTGAACAAGGATTTCCGCAATCTGGCATTAGTGGAAAGCGGATCTAACGAATTTACGTTGTCGATCCCGGAACGCGATCTGCGCGAAATCAAGAAATCGGCACTGGGTCAAAACATCACCACACTGCGTAACCGGGTCAACGAACTGGGCGTAGCCGAACCGATCATTCAGCAACAGGGCGACAGCCGCATCGTCGTACAGTTGCCCGGCGTGCAGGACACTACCCGCGCCAAAGAGTTGCTGGGCACCACGGCGACGTTGGAATATCGTCTGGTCGACGTGGAACATGACGTACAATCGGCCTTGAGCGGCCACGAACCGGCCGGCAGCCGCTTATATAAAGATAAAAACGGCAATCCAGTGTTGTTGAAACGTGCCGTCATCGTCACCGGCGACCAAATCACCGACGCCTCCTCCGGTCTGGACCAGGACGGTCAGGCGGCCGTGTTCATCACCCTGGACGGCGCCGGTGCCAAGAAAATGGGCAAAATGACCCAGGAAAATATCGGCAAGCCGATGGCCGTGGTCTTCATCGAATATAAATCCGAAACGCGCGTGGTTAACGGCGAAAAGGTGCAGCACAAGGAAAAAGTCGAGAAAGTCATCAGCGTCGCCACGATCCGCGACAGCTTCAGCAAGCGGTTCCAGACCACCGGCCTGGACAGCCCGGAAGAAGCCCGCACCCTGGCCTTGCTACTTAGAGCCGGCGCACTGGCGGCTCCGGTCGAAATCGTCGAAGAACGTACCGTGGGTCCGAGCCTGGGTCAGGAAAACATTGATCAAGGCATGATGTCGATCACCGCCGGCTTCTTACTGGTGGTGTTTTTCATGATCGGTTACTACCGCGCCTTCGGTCTGATCGCCAACTTCGCGCTGTTATTCAACGTGGTGTTGCTGATCGCAATCATGTCGGTGCTGCAAGCGACGCTGACCTTGCCCGGCATGGCCGGCATCGTGTTGACGGTTGGTATGGCCGTCGACGCCAACGTCTTGATCAACGAACGGATACGTGAGGAATTGCGTAACGGGTTGAGTCTTCAAGCCAGCATCTTTACCGGTTACGAAAAAGCCTTCGCCACGATTCTCGACTCCAACGTGACCCATTTCATCGTCGCAGTGTTGCTGTTCGGTTTCGGTACCGGCCCGGTGAAAGGTTTTGCGCTGGTACTGATGATAGGCATCGCCACTTCGGTATTCACCGCCGTCACCGGCACCCGGATGTTGGTCAACTGGTTTTACGGCGGCGACCGCCGCGACGGCAGAGTTTCTATCTGA
- the ndk gene encoding nucleoside-diphosphate kinase produces MAIERTFSIIKPDAVAKNVIGEIVSRFEKNGLRIVASKMLQLTKEQAEGFYAEHKERGFFNDLVSFMTSGPVVVQVLEGENAVLKNRELMGATNPKEAAPGTIRADFAVSIDENAVHGSDAPESAAREIAYFFSADELCDRIR; encoded by the coding sequence ATGGCAATCGAACGTACTTTCTCAATCATCAAGCCTGATGCAGTCGCTAAAAACGTGATTGGGGAAATTGTCAGCCGCTTCGAAAAAAACGGTCTGCGCATCGTTGCATCCAAAATGCTGCAATTGACCAAGGAACAAGCCGAAGGCTTTTACGCCGAACATAAAGAACGCGGTTTCTTTAACGATTTGGTTAGCTTCATGACTTCCGGTCCGGTCGTTGTCCAAGTGTTGGAAGGCGAAAATGCCGTGTTGAAAAACCGCGAGCTGATGGGTGCCACCAACCCGAAAGAAGCCGCACCGGGCACGATTCGCGCCGACTTCGCCGTCAGCATCGACGAAAATGCGGTGCACGGTTCCGATGCGCCGGAATCTGCCGCAAGAGAAATCGCTTACTTCTTCTCCGCCGATGAACTCTGCGACCGCATCCGCTAA
- the rlmN gene encoding 23S rRNA (adenine(2503)-C(2))-methyltransferase RlmN produces the protein MNSATASAKPDPINLLDFDRKGLQTFFVGLGEKPFRATQVLKWIYQEGVTDFERMTNLSKPLRAYLSENCQIKAPQIVAEQLASDGTCKWAMQMQCGNRVETVYIPEERRATLCISSQVGCALACTFCSTAKQGFNRNLSTAEIIGQLYLAQQRLGPERRITNVVMMGMGEPLLNFDNVVAAMNLMMDDFCYGLSKRRVTISTSGIVPAMQRLNAVCDVSMAVSLHAPNDELRDQLVPINVKYPLKELMEACRAYAKTGPRKHITFEYVMLDGVNDSERDAHTLVKLLKDVPSKLNLIPFNPFPQSHYRCSGQNAILKFRDILHNAGIVTTIRKTRGEDIDAACGQLVGQVQDKSRRHLKLQAQEAAHVG, from the coding sequence ATGAACTCTGCGACCGCATCCGCTAAACCGGATCCGATCAATTTGCTCGATTTCGACAGAAAGGGCCTGCAGACCTTTTTTGTCGGACTCGGCGAAAAACCGTTTCGTGCCACCCAGGTGTTGAAATGGATTTACCAGGAAGGCGTCACCGACTTCGAGCGGATGACCAACCTGAGCAAACCCCTGCGCGCTTACCTCAGCGAGAATTGCCAAATCAAAGCGCCGCAGATCGTCGCCGAACAGTTGGCCAGCGACGGCACCTGTAAATGGGCGATGCAGATGCAGTGCGGCAACCGGGTCGAAACCGTTTACATTCCGGAAGAACGCCGGGCTACGCTGTGCATTTCATCGCAAGTCGGCTGCGCATTGGCTTGCACCTTCTGCTCCACCGCCAAACAAGGCTTTAACCGCAACCTGTCGACCGCCGAAATCATCGGCCAGCTTTATCTGGCGCAACAACGGCTCGGTCCGGAACGGCGCATCACCAATGTAGTGATGATGGGTATGGGCGAACCGCTGCTGAATTTCGACAACGTCGTCGCCGCCATGAATCTGATGATGGACGACTTCTGTTACGGGTTGTCCAAACGCCGGGTTACGATCAGCACCTCCGGCATCGTGCCGGCGATGCAACGTTTGAATGCGGTTTGCGACGTCAGTATGGCGGTTTCGCTGCACGCACCGAACGACGAATTGCGTGACCAATTGGTGCCGATCAACGTCAAATACCCGTTGAAAGAATTGATGGAGGCTTGCCGCGCCTACGCCAAAACCGGGCCGCGCAAACACATCACTTTCGAATACGTAATGCTGGACGGCGTCAACGATAGCGAACGCGATGCCCATACCTTGGTGAAATTACTGAAAGACGTGCCGTCGAAATTGAACCTGATTCCGTTCAATCCGTTCCCGCAGTCCCACTACCGCTGCTCGGGCCAAAACGCAATTTTGAAGTTTCGCGATATCCTCCACAACGCCGGCATCGTCACCACGATCCGCAAAACCCGCGGCGAAGATATCGACGCGGCCTGCGGCCAACTGGTCGGCCAAGTACAAGACAAAAGCCGCCGGCATTTGAAACTGCAAGCCCAGGAAGCGGCGCATGTCGGCTAA
- the pilW gene encoding type IV pilus biogenesis/stability protein PilW, translated as MSAKKLPATLFWLLVAGGCGLLPASRETLSSAEKAKLNLQMGARYLDMGMLDVAREKLETAVRLDSGNAEIHNTLAVFYERIRDYDAADDSYRSALQNNPDSFSIKSNYGRFLCDRGKYDKAFELLNASLESAMNNRPWFALTNIGLCHIKQNDFSQAETYFRRALQAQPDYAPALLEMQRISYQNQQFMSARAFMERYLGVAKHTPESLWIAFQTERALGNGKLAEEYREQLLGSFPASKEAQQVRTAISK; from the coding sequence ATGTCGGCTAAGAAGTTGCCGGCAACGCTGTTCTGGCTATTGGTAGCAGGCGGTTGCGGCCTGCTGCCGGCCAGCCGGGAAACTCTCAGTTCGGCCGAAAAAGCCAAATTGAATTTGCAGATGGGCGCCCGTTACCTGGACATGGGCATGCTCGACGTGGCGCGAGAGAAGTTGGAAACGGCCGTCCGCCTCGATTCGGGCAATGCCGAAATCCATAATACGCTGGCGGTATTTTACGAGCGCATCAGAGACTACGATGCGGCCGACGACAGCTACCGCAGCGCATTGCAAAACAACCCGGATAGCTTCAGCATCAAAAGCAATTACGGCCGCTTTTTATGCGACCGCGGCAAATACGACAAGGCATTCGAGTTATTGAACGCCTCGCTGGAATCGGCGATGAATAACCGGCCCTGGTTTGCATTGACCAATATCGGCTTGTGCCACATCAAACAAAACGATTTCAGCCAGGCCGAAACCTATTTTCGCCGGGCGTTACAAGCGCAACCGGACTACGCGCCGGCGTTGCTGGAAATGCAGCGCATCAGCTACCAAAACCAGCAATTCATGTCGGCGCGGGCGTTTATGGAACGCTATTTGGGCGTCGCCAAACATACCCCGGAAAGCCTGTGGATAGCGTTCCAAACCGAGCGCGCACTGGGCAACGGCAAACTGGCCGAAGAATACCGCGAGCAATTACTAGGCTCGTTCCCCGCTTCCAAGGAAGCGCAACAAGTTAGAACCGCGATCAGTAAATAA
- the hisS gene encoding histidine--tRNA ligase codes for MAKQQQAIQAIRGMHDILPEQSPYWQWLESQARQVLAGYGYQEIRLPIVEKTELFKRSIGEVTDIVEKEMYTFEDRNGDSLTLRPEGTAGCLRACLEHGLLHNQSHRLWYYGPMFRHERPQKGRYRQFYQLGVETYGMPGPDIDAEMILLSDRLWKRLGIRDMVELQINSLGTSDERLAYRGTLVEYFKQHLHLLDEDSLRRLETNPLRILDSKNPEMQAMLQQAPVLLDHLGEESLAHFDSLKATLDDLGIGYRINTRLVRGLDYYGKTVFEWVTERLGSQGTICAGGRYDGLIEQLGGKANHAIGFAMGMERILALLELLETVPVAVGVDVFMIRVGNAAEAAGMRLAEALRDQLPQLKLQVNCGGGSFKSQFKKADKSGAEYAIVIGDDEAARGEIALKPLRADREQLTLDHSQLLQFLRDRHQPKSL; via the coding sequence ATGGCAAAACAACAACAGGCTATTCAGGCCATCCGCGGCATGCACGACATTCTTCCCGAGCAATCGCCTTACTGGCAATGGCTCGAGAGCCAAGCCCGCCAAGTATTGGCCGGATACGGCTACCAGGAAATCCGTCTGCCGATCGTCGAAAAAACCGAACTATTCAAGCGCTCGATCGGCGAAGTCACCGACATCGTCGAAAAAGAAATGTATACCTTCGAAGACCGTAACGGCGATTCTTTGACCTTACGCCCGGAGGGGACCGCCGGCTGCCTGCGCGCCTGCCTCGAGCACGGTCTGCTGCACAACCAAAGCCACCGCTTGTGGTATTACGGCCCGATGTTCCGCCACGAGCGCCCGCAAAAAGGCCGCTACCGCCAATTCTACCAATTGGGCGTCGAGACTTACGGCATGCCGGGGCCCGATATCGATGCCGAAATGATTCTGCTCAGCGACCGTTTGTGGAAACGCTTGGGCATTCGCGACATGGTGGAACTGCAAATCAACTCGTTGGGCACCAGCGACGAACGCCTGGCCTACCGCGGCACACTGGTCGAATATTTCAAACAACACTTGCATCTGCTGGACGAAGACAGTCTGCGCCGGCTAGAGACTAACCCACTGCGCATTCTGGACAGCAAGAATCCGGAGATGCAGGCAATGCTGCAACAAGCCCCGGTGTTGCTCGACCATTTGGGTGAGGAAAGTTTGGCCCATTTCGACAGTCTGAAAGCGACTTTGGACGATTTGGGCATCGGCTACCGCATCAACACCCGCCTGGTGCGCGGCCTGGATTACTACGGCAAGACCGTATTCGAATGGGTCACCGAACGGCTTGGCTCACAAGGCACCATCTGCGCCGGCGGCCGCTACGACGGCTTGATCGAGCAATTGGGCGGTAAAGCCAACCATGCGATCGGTTTTGCAATGGGCATGGAACGCATACTCGCGTTATTGGAGCTGCTGGAAACGGTTCCGGTAGCCGTCGGCGTCGACGTATTCATGATTCGGGTCGGCAACGCTGCCGAAGCCGCCGGCATGCGCCTGGCGGAAGCTCTCCGCGATCAACTGCCGCAACTGAAGTTGCAAGTCAATTGTGGCGGCGGCAGCTTTAAAAGCCAGTTCAAAAAAGCCGACAAATCCGGAGCCGAATACGCCATTGTCATCGGCGACGACGAAGCGGCCCGCGGCGAGATCGCGTTGAAACCCTTGCGCGCCGATCGGGAACAACTCACTCTCGACCACAGCCAACTCCTGCAATTCCTGCGGGACCGGCATCAACCCAAATCCCTGTAA
- a CDS encoding YfgM family protein, whose translation MAIYDTEEEQLEQLKKWWEANQTSLIAGVATALVLVAGWNMWQNHQTNQRSQASQMYQQMLESAAKDNGESTEKLAERLPSEFPGTVYAHYANLQLAKAKVQKGDLEGAKAVLKQAIQTADSEPLKHVARLRLIQLMLASGQYEQGLQLIAEVDPAKAEGFSASYDELQGDLYVALDRIDEARSAYQSAIRTGQATPLTQFKLDDVAAPAVAPTAAN comes from the coding sequence GTGGCAATTTACGATACCGAAGAAGAACAACTGGAACAGTTGAAAAAATGGTGGGAGGCCAACCAGACATCGCTAATCGCCGGCGTGGCCACGGCACTGGTATTGGTCGCCGGCTGGAACATGTGGCAAAACCATCAGACCAACCAACGCAGCCAGGCTTCGCAAATGTACCAGCAGATGCTGGAAAGCGCCGCTAAAGATAATGGCGAGTCTACCGAAAAGTTGGCCGAACGCTTGCCGAGCGAATTTCCGGGGACTGTATATGCCCATTATGCCAATTTGCAGCTAGCCAAGGCCAAAGTGCAAAAAGGCGATCTGGAAGGTGCGAAAGCCGTTCTGAAACAAGCGATTCAAACCGCGGACAGCGAACCGCTGAAACACGTGGCCCGGCTGCGCTTAATCCAGCTGATGCTGGCTTCCGGCCAATACGAGCAAGGTTTGCAATTGATCGCCGAAGTCGATCCGGCCAAAGCTGAGGGCTTCTCGGCCAGTTACGACGAATTGCAAGGCGATTTGTACGTCGCGCTCGACCGAATCGACGAAGCGCGTAGCGCCTACCAAAGCGCGATCAGAACCGGCCAAGCCACACCGCTGACTCAGTTCAAATTGGACGACGTTGCCGCGCCCGCCGTGGCACCGACTGCCGCCAATTAA
- the bamB gene encoding outer membrane protein assembly factor BamB, whose translation MQIRKARYLTLATLVAGPLLLGGCAGLNAGRDFISGITDYVMGDDDNADPPAALQEYTPELQLETVWKESVGTGADEKYLKLIPAVADGTVYAADYKGHLQARNAASGNLAWETDTEYSFSAGPGLGVNTVVMGTNTGEVIGFDRASGEQRWKTDVPSEVQATPVVSRGTVIIRTTDGKILALRESDGGLVWTSEHSVPALSIRGAGTPIIIEGNVIAGAANGKLQALQLNDGKAVWEATIAIPSGRSEVERLVDLDADPAASRGAIYVASFTGGASSVSEIDGDVLWRNEAVSSYTGLSLDYRYIYISDTQGDVWQLDQRSGASLWKQKDLHNRRLTAPVAYQSYVVVGDFEGYVHWLSVTDGRQLARIQVSKAAIEAKPVVVDDTVYIYAKDGTLAALKAR comes from the coding sequence ATGCAAATAAGGAAAGCCAGATACCTGACTCTCGCGACACTGGTCGCCGGGCCATTGCTGTTGGGCGGATGCGCCGGCCTGAATGCCGGCCGGGATTTTATCTCCGGCATAACCGACTACGTGATGGGCGACGACGATAATGCCGACCCACCTGCCGCACTGCAGGAATACACGCCGGAACTGCAACTGGAAACGGTTTGGAAAGAGTCGGTCGGCACCGGTGCCGACGAAAAGTATCTGAAATTGATCCCGGCCGTAGCCGACGGTACGGTTTACGCCGCCGACTACAAAGGCCATCTGCAGGCACGCAATGCCGCCAGCGGCAATCTAGCCTGGGAAACCGATACCGAATACAGCTTCTCCGCCGGCCCCGGCCTCGGTGTCAACACCGTGGTGATGGGTACCAACACCGGCGAGGTGATCGGCTTCGACCGGGCCAGCGGCGAGCAGCGCTGGAAAACCGACGTTCCCAGCGAAGTGCAGGCCACGCCGGTGGTTAGCCGCGGCACGGTGATTATCCGTACCACCGACGGCAAGATTCTGGCCTTGCGCGAAAGCGACGGCGGTTTGGTTTGGACCTCGGAACACAGTGTGCCGGCGTTAAGCATCCGCGGCGCCGGTACGCCGATTATCATCGAAGGCAACGTCATTGCCGGCGCGGCCAACGGTAAACTGCAAGCTTTGCAGTTGAACGACGGCAAAGCGGTGTGGGAAGCTACAATTGCGATACCCAGCGGCCGTTCCGAAGTCGAACGGTTGGTCGATCTCGACGCCGATCCGGCTGCCAGCAGGGGCGCGATTTACGTTGCCAGTTTTACCGGAGGCGCTTCGTCGGTTTCCGAAATCGACGGCGATGTGCTGTGGCGTAACGAAGCCGTGTCGTCCTACACCGGACTCAGTCTGGATTACCGTTACATCTATATCAGCGATACCCAAGGCGACGTTTGGCAACTCGACCAACGTAGCGGCGCTTCGCTGTGGAAGCAAAAGGATCTGCACAACCGCCGCCTTACCGCACCGGTGGCTTACCAAAGCTATGTCGTGGTTGGCGATTTCGAAGGTTACGTGCACTGGCTGTCGGTGACCGACGGCCGCCAATTGGCACGAATCCAAGTCAGCAAAGCGGCGATTGAGGCCAAACCGGTAGTCGTGGACGATACTGTTTACATTTATGCCAAAGACGGCACCCTCGCTGCCCTGAAGGCCAGATAA
- the der gene encoding ribosome biogenesis GTPase Der: MLPVIALVGRPNVGKSTLFNYLTRSREALVADYPGLTRDRQYGRVKRGERDCLVVDTGGITDDQEGIDAFAKKQVEIALQEADVVFFMVDARDGINASDDAIADMLRKLGKPVVLVVNKIDGIDSNTVTHDFYSLALGEPVPIAASHGRNVHELLGRIDELLPEQPDEIQEEDPGIAIAIVGRPNVGKSTLVNRLLGEERVVVFDEAGTTRDSIYIPFERDGKKFTLIDTAGMRRRSRVSLTVEKFSIIKSLQAIEKAHVVIYLIDAREGVTDQDAHILGLVLEAGRALIIGLNKWDGLNAEHRDFVKKQIEMKLSFLDFAEKHPISALHGSGVGKLFDVVHSLYDSAMVDMSTPLLTRILTDALAAHQPPLVGGRRIKLKYAHQGGRNPPVVVIHGVQTDALPGAYKRYLMNYFRDQLRLKGTPVRLVFKSPENPFHGQKNQLSERQIKKRKRLIDFSKRKK; encoded by the coding sequence ATGCTACCCGTTATTGCTCTTGTAGGCCGGCCCAACGTCGGCAAATCCACCCTTTTCAATTACCTGACCCGTAGCCGCGAGGCCTTGGTGGCCGATTATCCGGGGCTGACCCGGGACCGCCAGTACGGCCGGGTCAAACGCGGCGAGCGCGATTGCCTGGTAGTCGATACCGGCGGCATCACCGACGACCAGGAAGGCATCGACGCGTTCGCTAAGAAACAGGTCGAAATTGCGTTGCAGGAAGCGGACGTGGTGTTTTTTATGGTCGACGCCCGCGACGGCATCAACGCCTCCGACGACGCCATCGCCGACATGCTGCGCAAATTGGGTAAACCGGTGGTATTGGTCGTCAATAAAATCGACGGTATCGACAGCAATACGGTTACCCACGATTTCTATAGCCTGGCGCTCGGCGAACCGGTGCCGATTGCCGCCAGCCACGGCCGTAACGTACACGAATTGTTGGGGCGGATCGACGAGCTGTTACCGGAACAACCTGACGAAATTCAGGAAGAAGACCCCGGCATTGCCATCGCCATCGTCGGTCGGCCCAATGTCGGTAAGTCGACGCTGGTCAACCGTTTGCTCGGCGAAGAACGCGTCGTGGTATTCGACGAAGCGGGCACTACCCGCGACAGCATTTACATCCCGTTCGAACGCGACGGCAAGAAATTCACGTTAATCGACACCGCCGGTATGCGCCGCCGCTCCCGAGTGTCGTTGACCGTGGAAAAATTCAGCATTATCAAATCGCTGCAAGCGATCGAAAAAGCCCATGTCGTGATCTACTTGATCGACGCCCGCGAGGGTGTCACCGATCAGGATGCGCATATTTTGGGGTTGGTATTGGAGGCCGGCCGCGCCTTGATTATCGGTCTGAACAAATGGGACGGCCTCAACGCCGAACACCGCGATTTCGTAAAAAAACAAATCGAAATGAAGCTGTCGTTTCTGGACTTTGCCGAAAAACATCCGATTTCGGCCTTGCACGGCAGCGGCGTCGGCAAATTGTTCGATGTGGTGCACAGCCTTTACGATTCGGCGATGGTCGACATGTCCACACCGTTATTGACCCGAATACTGACCGATGCGCTAGCCGCGCACCAACCGCCGCTGGTCGGCGGTCGCCGGATCAAATTGAAATATGCCCACCAGGGCGGCCGCAACCCGCCGGTGGTAGTGATTCACGGCGTGCAAACCGACGCCCTGCCCGGCGCCTACAAGCGCTATTTGATGAACTACTTCCGCGATCAACTCCGCTTGAAAGGCACGCCGGTACGCTTGGTATTCAAATCGCCGGAAAATCCATTTCACGGCCAAAAAAACCAGCTCAGCGAACGCCAAATTAAAAAGCGTAAACGGTTGATCGACTTCAGCAAGCGCAAAAAATAA
- the tpx gene encoding thiol peroxidase — MATITFQGKPINTVGDLPAVGTPAPDFLLTNRKMQDVGLAEFAGKRKVLNIVPSLDTPTCAASTRKFNEKAAHLPNTVVLAVSADLPFAQVRFCEIEGIKHVVPLSTFRSSFAHDYGVELLDSILAGLTARAIVVIDEHDKVVYTQLVSEIADEPDYTAALAALD; from the coding sequence ATGGCAACCATCACCTTTCAAGGCAAACCCATCAACACCGTCGGCGATTTGCCGGCAGTCGGCACTCCGGCTCCGGATTTCCTGCTGACTAACCGGAAAATGCAGGACGTCGGCTTGGCGGAATTCGCCGGTAAGCGTAAGGTATTGAACATCGTCCCCAGCCTGGACACGCCCACTTGCGCCGCTTCAACCCGCAAATTCAACGAAAAAGCGGCGCACTTACCGAATACTGTGGTGCTGGCCGTATCTGCAGACCTGCCGTTCGCTCAAGTCCGTTTTTGCGAAATCGAAGGCATCAAACATGTGGTCCCTCTATCCACCTTCCGCTCCAGTTTCGCCCACGATTACGGCGTCGAGCTGCTCGATAGCATATTGGCCGGGCTGACCGCGCGGGCCATCGTCGTTATCGACGAACACGATAAGGTGGTTTACACCCAATTGGTCAGCGAGATCGCCGACGAACCCGATTACACCGCAGCGTTAGCCGCGCTCGATTGA